DNA from Quadrisphaera setariae:
CGCCGCGCCGTCATCACGCTCCCGGAGACGGAGCTGTTCTCGGTCGACACCTCACGAGGCGTCGACGCCGCGGCGGGGGCCGACCCCGCGGCACCGCCAGCACGAGACCGCAGCACCGCCGAGGAGGCGCGATGAGCACCACCGACCACCACCCCACCAGGCCCGCCAGGGGACGCCCCCCGGGACTGCCCGGCCTCCTCGCGCTCGCGGTGGCCGCGCTCCTGGTCGCGGCGCTGGTGAGCTCCGCGCTGGTGGCCGCTCCCCCGGCGCAGGCGGCCATCACCGGCCCGACCGTGGTGAGCCTGACCTTCGACGACGGTGACGCCGACCAGGCGACCGCGCAGCAGGCCATGGCGTCCAAGGGGATGGCCGGCACCTTCTACGTCACCACCGGCTTCACCGGGGCCAGCGGCTACCTGACCCGCCAGCAGCTCAGCAGCTTCGCCGCCGCCGGCAACGAGATCGGCGGGCACACCGTGACCCACGCCGACCTCACGCAGGTCGCCTCCACCGAGGCGCAGGCGCAGATCTGCAACGGCCGCAAGGTGCTCCAGGACTGGGGCTTCAAGCCGACGAGCTTCGCCTACCCCTTCTCCACCGCGAACGCCGCCGTGGAGGCGCAGGCCGCCGGGTGCGGCTACACCACCTCCCGGGGCCTCGGCGACACCCGCACCCGGTTCAGCTGCGGCAGCTGCGTGCGCGCCGAGACCCTGCCGCCCGCGGACCCGCAGTACCTGCGGGCCCCCGACCAGGTCGACTCCCGCTGGACCCTCGCCGACCTGCAGGGCACCGTCACCGGCGCGGCCAACAACGGCGGCGGCTGGGTCATCCTCACCTTCCACCGCGTGTGCGCCCCCACCGGCACCGCGAGCTGCCCCGCCGACAGGTCCATCACGCCGACGCTGTTCAGCCAGTTCACCACCTGGCTCGACACCTACCGCAAGACGACCACCAACAAGACGTCGGTGAAGACGGTCGACCAGGTGGTGCGCCAGTACAAGGGCGCCAGCTACCCCGCCTACTCCCCCGCCTCCTCGGTGCCGCCCAAGCCCGTGGCCGCAGCCGGCGCCAACGCGCTGCTGAACGACTCGCTGGAGACCACCGACGCCGCCACGACGTTCCCGCAGTGCTTCCAGCCCGGCGGGTGGGGCACCAACACGGCCGCGTGGTCGTCGGCGACGCCGGGACGCACCGGCTCGAAGGCGGAGCAGCTGGCGCTGTCCGGCTACAGCAGCGGTGACGCGAAGCTGCTGCCGACGCTCGACCTGCAGACGTGCGCACCGAGCGTCGCGCCGGGGGCGACGTACGACATCTCCACCTGGTACACCTCCACGGCGGTCTCGCAGTTCGCGCTGTACTACCGCGACGGCTCGGGGGCGTGGTTCTACTGGACCTCCAGCCCGTGGTTCGCCGCCTCGTCGACGTGGGCGCAGGCGAGGTTCACCACGCCACCCGTGCCTGCCGGTGCCACCGCCACCACCTTCGGGCTGGCGCTCATCGCCAACGGCACGCTCGTCACCGACGACTACGCGCTCTACCAGGCGGGCACCGGCCCCGCCGCCAGCGCACCGCCCACCACCAGCTCGAGCAGCTCGAGCAGCTCGACGACGGAGAGCCCGTCCGCGCGGCAGGCGCCCTCGTCCGGCGCGAGCGCTCCCGCTGCTGGTGGCCCGTCCGCGCGACCCGGAGGACCTGGCGGACCGCAGCAGCCTCCCGGCCCGCCGGTCCTCACCAAGCGGGAGCACTCCAAGGCCAAGCCGTACCTGCCCGGCGGGGAGGCGCTGCGCCCCGGGACCCAGGTGGCCGTCCCGCCGCTGCGCGCCGACGGCAAGGGGTGAGGAGGGCTCCCGGCGCCGCGCTGCTGGCCGCGCTGCTGGCCGCTGTGCTGACGAGCGCGGCGCTGGGGAGCTGCTCCGCTCCCCGGTCGCCGCGCTCGGCACCCGCCACCTCCACGGCGAGCACCGCCCCCACGGCGAGCGCCGGCTCCGCCACGAGCACCGTCCCGGCTCCGACCAGCCCCGGAGCCGCCTCGACAGGGACGGCGACGACGGTCGATGGGGCCCCGTCGTCGCCGTCCCGCACCTCTTCCACCACCGGGCGCTACCCGCTGCACACCGGAGTCGTGGCGACCACGTTCTGGGTGGGCGAGGTCTTCGACCCCGACGCACCCGACGGGAGCCAGGTGCTCTCCGCCTACGACGACCACTGGCTCGCCAGCTACGGCGGCTGCGACGGGGTGGTGGTGGACGGCGTCTGCACCACCGAGCGCCGCACCGCCGCGAACGGCTACTTCCCCACGTCCATGGCCCCGCGGCAGAACCCGTTCTACCTGGACCTGCCCTTCGACGACGTCAACGACCCCACCGCGGCCGCACAGCGCGCCGACGTCGTGCCGTGGGCCCGCGAGCCCCGGTATGCGGCGGCGCTCGCGGACCCCGGCAGGTCGCTGATGAAGGACCGGTGGGTGGCGGTGCGCAAGGACGGGCGCACCTGCTACGGCCAGGTCCAGGACGCCGGTCCCGGTGAGTACGCCGACGCCCGCTACGTCTTCGGCGACGGCGACGTCCGCCCGGCCAACCGCCGCTACAACGGGGCCGGCATGGACGTCAGCCCAGCGCTCAACGGCTGCCTGGGCTTCGCCGAGCTCGACGGTGAGGACGACGTCGTGGACTGGTGGTTCGTCGACGACGCCGACGTCCCTCCCGGCCCCTGGACCCGCCTGGTCACCCGAGGCTGAGGCGGCCCCTCAGGCGGCCCCCGGCAGCTCGGCGCGGCGGGCCGTGGCGAGCTCCACGGCCACCTCGTCGATGAGCCGACGGCGGGTGCTGTCGTGCCACTCGGCCAGGAAGTCGGCGATGAGCGCCTCGTCGTGGCCGGCGGTGCCTCGGTGCCGCCGCAGCGCTGCGGCGGTCCCCTCGGCGATGGTGATGACCCTGGCGGGGGCCAGGGCTCCGGAGTACTCGGCGACCAGCAGGCGCATCCGTTCGCGCAGGGACTCGTGAAGCTCCACGCGGCGTCCTCCTCGACATCGGGGTGTCGGAGGACATGACAGCAGGTGATCAGGCGGTCACGGAAGGGGGTTGCGCGTCATCCGGTCGGTGGTGACCGGCGATGCTGGACCGTGCCCTTCGACGACCTCGCCCGGCTGCTGGTCGGCGTCGCGGTGCTGCTGGCGGTGGCTCTGCTGGTGCTGCGGTCCGCCGGGGTGGCGGTGGGCGCGGCGCCGCTGACCGCCGTCCTGCGCGGTGGGCTGCAGCTGGCCGCGGTGGGCCTGGTGCTGGGCGGTGTGCTCGACCACGCGCCCCTGGCCTCGGCGGCCGTCCTCGCGGTGATGCTGACGACGGCGGTATGGACCGCCTCGCGGCGCCTGACCCCGCTGCAGGGGGCGGTCGCCGCTCGGCGCGCCGTCGCCGTGGCGTGCACGACGGGGGCCGTCGTCGTCCTCGCGGTGGTCTTCGCGCTCGGGGTGCTGCCGTTCTCCGCGCGGTACGTGGTGGCGCTGGGCGGCATCGTGCTCGGCGGCACCATGACGTCGGCGACCCTGGCCGGGCGCCACCTGCTGGCGGGGCTGCTCGCCCGTCGCGACGAGGTCGAGGCGTGGTTGTCGCTGGGCGCCACACCTCGCCGGGCGGTGGTCGACGTGGCGCGTGCCGCGGTCCGCGAGTCCCTCGTGCCCGTGCTCGACCAGACCCGCACCACCGGGCTGGTGACGCTCCCGGGCGCCTTCATCGGCGCGCTGCTCGGCGGGGCCAGCCCGGTGGACGCCGCGCGGTTCCAGCTCATCGTGCTGGCCGGGCTCATCTGCGCCGGGAGCGTGGTGGCCGTGCTGGTCACCACGCTGCTCGGCGCCCCGAGGGCCCTGCCCGCCCCCGCCGAGCGATGACCCCGGCCCCCGCGGGACCGCTCGGGCGCCCGCCCGCCGGTCGGACCGCTGGGTCCCGGCTGGGGGCGACCTGCTGAGTGCCTGGGCCGCGCGCCGTCGTCATCCGAGCGTCAGGCGGGGCTCCTAGCGTCGGGAGGCGGCAGCGCCGCCACCCCACGCCCACCAGCTCGAGGAGCCTCGCCCGTGCACGCCCTGCTCGCCGCCGCAGCACCAGCCGCCGCACCAGCAGCGACCCCCCACCTCAGCTGGACCGAGGCCGCCGTCGTCGGCGTCCTGCAGGGCGTCTCGGAGCTGTTCCCCGTCTCGAGCCTCGGGCACGCCGTGCTCGTCCCCGCCCTGGTCGGCGGGTCGTGGGCCCGCGACCTCGACGTCTCCGCCCCCGGCTCCCCCTACCTTGCGTTCATCGTCGGGCTGCACGTGGCGACCGCTGCGGCGCTGGTGCTCTTCTACCGCCGTGACTGGGCGCGCATCGTCACGGGGCTCGTCTCGTCCGTGCGCCACCGCCGGGTCACGGGGCCCGACGCGCGGCTCGGCTGGCTGCTCGTCGCCTCCACGGTCCCGGTCGGGCTGGTGGGGCTGGTGCTCGAGCACCCCCTGCGCACGGTGCTCGCACGCCCGGTCCCCACCGCGGTGTTCCTCGTGCTCAACGGGCTCGTGCTGCTGCTCGTGGAGCGCGGCCGCCGGCGCCAGGCGAACCCCGCCCCCTCGTCGAGCACGGTGTCCGCCGCGCGGCACCGCCAGCCCACCTCCGTGCTGTCCGCCGTCACGACGACGACGAGCGCGGCCGCGCCGGCCGTAGCGGCGTCGTCGTCCTCGGAGCTGGCGACGGACCGGCGCCTGGCCTCGCTGACCCTGCGCCGGGCGGTGCTGGTGGGGTCGGCGCAGATCGCCGCACTGGCCCCGGGCATCAGCAGGTCCGGCATCACCATGGTCGCCGGGCTGCGCGCTGGCCTGAACCACCAGGACGCGGCGCGCTTCTCGTTCCTCCTGGCCACCCCGGTGATCGCCGCGGCCGGGCTCCTGGAGCTGCCCGAGCTGTTCGGCCCGCTGGGGGACGGCATCCGCGGGCAGGTGCTGCTGGGCAGCGTCCTCGCCGGGGTGAGCTCCTACGTGGCGGTGCGCTTCCTGGACCGCTGGTTCGCGCACGGGTCCCTGCGCCCCTACGCCGTCTACTGCGTGCTCGCGGGCCTGGTGAGCCTGGCGCTGCTCGTCTGACCGCTCACCGGCCCGCTGGTCGCAGACGCACGCGGGCCGGTGAGCTCCGGGCCTCCGGACCGGCGCTGAGCGCCGGGTCCGGAGGCGGGAGGTCAGCCCGCGAGCGCCGCGGGGACCCGCGGGGTGGGGGCGGTGGACGGGTCGACGTCGTAGCGGTCGGCCATCATCAGCTTGTCCCACACCGCGACGAAGTCGCGCACGAAGCGCTCCTGCCCGTCGCGGGCGGCGTAGACCTCGGCGACGGCGCGCAGCTGGGCGTTGGACCCGAAGACCAGGTCGTTGCGGGTCGCCGTGTGCACCTGCACCCCGGTGTCGCGGTCGTCCAGGGTGAAGCGGGTCGGTCGACCAGCAGCGTCGTCGGCCGCGGCCCACTGGAGGTCCATGGTCGTCAGCGTGGTGAAGAAGTCCGTGGTCAGAGCGCCCACGCGCTCGGTGAACACGCCGTGGGCCGACCCGTCGTGGTTGCAGCCGAGCACGCGGAGCCCTCCCGTCAGCACCACCCACTCCGGGGCGGTCAGGCCGAGCAGGGACGCCTCGTCGAGGAAGAACCGCTCAGGGGCCACGTCGGTGACGCTCGCGAGGTCGGGCTGCTCGTAGTTGCGGAACCCGTCCACCACCGGCGCCAACCACTGGAACTGCGCGACGTCGGTCTGGTCCTGGGTCGCGTCGACCCGGCCGGGCGTGAAGGGCACCGAGACGGTGGAGCCCGCCGCCGCCGCGGCGTCCTCGACCGCCACGCAGCCGGCCAGGACGATGACGTCGGCCAGGCTGACCCGGGCGGCGTCGCCGACAGCGGAGGCGTTGAACGCGGCGGCGACGTCGCGCAGGGCGGCCACCACCGGCACCGTGCGGCGGTTGACCGGCCAGTCCTTCTGGGGCTCCAGCGCGATCCGGGCCCCGTTGGCGCCGCCGCGCTTGTCGGACTCGCGGTGGGTCACCGCGGAGGAGAAGGCGGTGAAGGCGAGGTCGGAGACGGACAGCCCGGTGTCGTGCACGGCCCGCTTGAGCCGGTCGACGTCCGCTGCGGAGACCACGGGGTGCTCCCGCGCCGGCAGCGGGTCCTGCCAGATGAAGTCCTCCGCAGCCACGTCCGGGCCGAGGTAGCGCGACTTCGGGCCCATGTCGCGGTGGGTGAGCTTGTGCCAGGCCTTGGCGAACTCGTCCGTGAACAGGTCGAAGTCGGCCAGGAAGCGCTGGCACACCTCGCGGTAGACCGGGTCGACCTTGAGGGCGATGTCGCTGGTCATCATCATCAGCGAGTGCTCGACGCCAGCGCGGTGGGCGTCGGGGGTCTTCGGCGCCGAGGGGTCCGACGGCGTCCACTGCAGCGCCCCGGCGGGGCTGCGGGTCTGCTCCCACTCGTACCGGAAGAGGTTCTCCAGGTAGGAGTTGTCCCACTGCGTGGGGCTCGGTGTCCAGGAGCCCTCGATGCCGTTGGTCATCGTGTGCTCGGCGTTCCCGGAGCCCACGGGGTTGTGCCAGCCCAGGCCCATCGCCTCCATGGGGGCGTTCTCCGGGGGCGCGCCGATCTGGTCCGCGGGGACCGCGCCGTGGCTCTTGCCGAAGGCGTGGCCGCCGGCGATGAGCGCGACGGTCTCGACGTCGTTCATCGCCATCCGACCGAAAGTGATGCGGATGTCGACCGCCGAGGCGGCGGGGTCGCCGTTCGCACCCGGGCCCTCGGGGTTGACGTAGATGAGCGCCTGGTGGGAGGCCGCCAGCGGCTGCTGGAGCTCGTAGCCGGGCTCGCCGGGCTCCGCCGTCCACCGGCCGCTGCGGTCGACCATGTCGTCATAGGAGCCGGGGTCGGTCATGTCGAGGTGCTCGGGGCCCCAGTAGGTGGCGTCGTCGGCCTCCCACGCGTCCCGGCGTCCCCCGCCGAAGCCGATGGTGGGGAACCCCATGACCTCCAGCGCGCAGTTGCCGGTGAGCACGATGAGGTCGGCCCAGGACAGGGCGGCGCCGTACTTCTGCTTGACCGGCCACAGCAGCCGCCGCGACTTGTCGGTGTTGCCGTTGTCCCACCAGCTGCTGATCGGCGCGAACCGCTGCATCGCCTGACCGGCGCCGCCGCGCCCGTCCGCGATGCGGTAGGTGCCGGCCGAGTGCCAGGCCATGCGGACCATCTGCGGCGCGTAGTTCCCGTAGTCCGACGGCCACCACGAGACCGACGTGGTGAGGAGCCGGGTGATGTCCGCCTTGAGCTCTTCGAGGTCGATGGTGGCGAAGGCGGCGGGGTGGTCGAGGTCGGCCAGCGGGTCGGCCGCACGACCGTCGCGGTGCAGCTGCTCGACGCGCAGCCGGTCGGGGTACCAGTCCGAGAGCGTCGGCGGTGACGTCTGCGCGCCACCGACGGTGTTCCCGCCGAAGGGGCACTTCCCCTCCAGGACGTCGTCGTAGGTGGAGTAGCCGGTGGCGTCTGCTGCGGGGTTCGCGGTCATGGCTGGGACCTCTCGGAGAGCTGGGCGGCAGGGCCTCTGCTCACGGGGTCCGGTGCACGGCGGGCCCTCCGCGGGCCGGGGACACGACCGCGTCCCGCCCCTGGAGATGCCCCGCGGCGCACCCGTCCCGTCCTCCGACGGGACTGCTCGTGGCCCCCGACCTACCACCGCCGCGATCGTAGATCGACCCCGACGGTTCCGCCGGTCGTGACGATCAACGCAGGTCAGAGCCCCGCCGCCACACCTCGGACCCGTCAGACGGCGGTGCCCACCAGCGAGCCGATGCCGTACGTCACGGCCATCGCCACCGCCCCACCGATCACCGTGCGGAGCACCGCCCGCTGGGCGCCCGCCCCGCCGAGCCGCGCGCTCACCGCACCCGTCAGCGCCAGCGCCAGCAGCACCGCCACCACCGTGGCCACCACCTGCGCGGGCGCCGGGATGAGCAGCGCGGCCAGCAGCGGCAGCAGCGCGCCGACGGTGAACGAGCCCATCGAGGCCCACGCCGCCTGCCACGGCTTGACCACCTCGTCGGGGTCGAGGTTGAGCTCGGCCTCGGCGTGGGCGCGCAGCGCGTCCTTCTCGGTCAGCGCGACGGCCACCTCACGGGCGAGCTCGGTCGGGATCCCCTTGGCCTCGTAGATGGCCGCGAGCTCGGCCAGCTCCTCCTCAGGCGTCTCCGCCAGCTCGCGCCGCTCCAGGGCGAGGAGGGCGTTCTGCGTGTCCTTCTGGGTGCTCACCGAGACGTACTCGCCCACCGCCATCGACAGCGCACCGGCCACCAGACCGGCGGTGCCCGCGGTGAACAGGACGCTGCGGTCCGTCGTGGCGCCGAGCACGCCCAGCACGATGCCGGCCACCGACACGATGCCGTCGTTGGCGCCCAGCACCCCGGCCCGCAGCCAGTTCAGCCGGTCGCCGATGCCGCGGTGCAGCGCGGGCTCGGCAGCGGGGGGTGCGACTGCGTCGTTGGTCACGGATCCCAGTCTGCCGAGGGCCTCGCCGGCCGATCTCGTGAGGCGGGCCTTGCGAAGGAGCGCCTCTCCTCACCTTCGCCCCGCCGCACGGGCCGCCTCACGGGCGCCGTCGACGGCTCACAGCCAGCAGGGACAGCAGGGTCAGGCCCCCCACGCACCGCGACGCAGCAGCCGCAGCCCGTTGAGCGCCACCACCACGGTCGAGCCCTCGTGGCCGGCGACGGCCAGCGGCAGCGGCAGAGCGCCCACGAGGTCCCAGGTCACCAGCGTGACGATGAACGCCGCCGCGATGACGAGGTTGGCCACCACCAGCCGGTGCGCCCGCCGCGACAGGGCGACGACGGCGGGCACCGCGGTCAGCTCGTCCCGGATGACGACGAGGTCGGCGGTCTCCAGGGCCAGGTCCGACCCGTGCCGGCCCATGGCCACCCCGGTGCTGGCGGCGGCGAGGGCGGGAGCGTCGTTGACACCGTCGCCGACCACCATCACGGGCACCCCGCGACGCTCGAGGTCGGCCACCACGGCGGCCTTCTGCTCCGGCAGCAGGTGCGCGTGCACGGCGGTGATGCCGGTGCGCGCCGCGACGTCCGCCGCGGTGGCGGCGTCGTCGCCGGTGAGCAGGTGCACCGGGTGCCCGTGGACGTCCTCGGTGAGAGCGCGGGTGCGGGCCACGGCGTCGGGGGCGTCCGGGCGCAGCGCGTCGCGCAGCACCACCGAGCCGACGCGCTCCCCGTCGAGGAGGACGTCGACGACGGTCCCGACCAGCCCCTCACCGCCCTCGCCACCCCTGTCAGCGGCCTGGAGCACCTGCACGCGCCTGCCGTCGAGCACGCCCTCCACCCCGCGTCCCGGCAGGGCCCGGAAGTCCTCGGCCGCGCGGGGGCCCTCGTCGTCGTCCTGCTCTGCCGGGGTGTCCGCGGCGCGGACGAGTGCGCGGCCCAGGGGGTGC
Protein-coding regions in this window:
- a CDS encoding polysaccharide deacetylase family protein, giving the protein MSTTDHHPTRPARGRPPGLPGLLALAVAALLVAALVSSALVAAPPAQAAITGPTVVSLTFDDGDADQATAQQAMASKGMAGTFYVTTGFTGASGYLTRQQLSSFAAAGNEIGGHTVTHADLTQVASTEAQAQICNGRKVLQDWGFKPTSFAYPFSTANAAVEAQAAGCGYTTSRGLGDTRTRFSCGSCVRAETLPPADPQYLRAPDQVDSRWTLADLQGTVTGAANNGGGWVILTFHRVCAPTGTASCPADRSITPTLFSQFTTWLDTYRKTTTNKTSVKTVDQVVRQYKGASYPAYSPASSVPPKPVAAAGANALLNDSLETTDAATTFPQCFQPGGWGTNTAAWSSATPGRTGSKAEQLALSGYSSGDAKLLPTLDLQTCAPSVAPGATYDISTWYTSTAVSQFALYYRDGSGAWFYWTSSPWFAASSTWAQARFTTPPVPAGATATTFGLALIANGTLVTDDYALYQAGTGPAASAPPTTSSSSSSSSTTESPSARQAPSSGASAPAAGGPSARPGGPGGPQQPPGPPVLTKREHSKAKPYLPGGEALRPGTQVAVPPLRADGKG
- a CDS encoding ABC transporter permease translates to MPFDDLARLLVGVAVLLAVALLVLRSAGVAVGAAPLTAVLRGGLQLAAVGLVLGGVLDHAPLASAAVLAVMLTTAVWTASRRLTPLQGAVAARRAVAVACTTGAVVVLAVVFALGVLPFSARYVVALGGIVLGGTMTSATLAGRHLLAGLLARRDEVEAWLSLGATPRRAVVDVARAAVRESLVPVLDQTRTTGLVTLPGAFIGALLGGASPVDAARFQLIVLAGLICAGSVVAVLVTTLLGAPRALPAPAER
- a CDS encoding undecaprenyl-diphosphate phosphatase; its protein translation is MHALLAAAAPAAAPAATPHLSWTEAAVVGVLQGVSELFPVSSLGHAVLVPALVGGSWARDLDVSAPGSPYLAFIVGLHVATAAALVLFYRRDWARIVTGLVSSVRHRRVTGPDARLGWLLVASTVPVGLVGLVLEHPLRTVLARPVPTAVFLVLNGLVLLLVERGRRRQANPAPSSSTVSAARHRQPTSVLSAVTTTTSAAAPAVAASSSSELATDRRLASLTLRRAVLVGSAQIAALAPGISRSGITMVAGLRAGLNHQDAARFSFLLATPVIAAAGLLELPELFGPLGDGIRGQVLLGSVLAGVSSYVAVRFLDRWFAHGSLRPYAVYCVLAGLVSLALLV
- the katG gene encoding catalase/peroxidase HPI; its protein translation is MTANPAADATGYSTYDDVLEGKCPFGGNTVGGAQTSPPTLSDWYPDRLRVEQLHRDGRAADPLADLDHPAAFATIDLEELKADITRLLTTSVSWWPSDYGNYAPQMVRMAWHSAGTYRIADGRGGAGQAMQRFAPISSWWDNGNTDKSRRLLWPVKQKYGAALSWADLIVLTGNCALEVMGFPTIGFGGGRRDAWEADDATYWGPEHLDMTDPGSYDDMVDRSGRWTAEPGEPGYELQQPLAASHQALIYVNPEGPGANGDPAASAVDIRITFGRMAMNDVETVALIAGGHAFGKSHGAVPADQIGAPPENAPMEAMGLGWHNPVGSGNAEHTMTNGIEGSWTPSPTQWDNSYLENLFRYEWEQTRSPAGALQWTPSDPSAPKTPDAHRAGVEHSLMMMTSDIALKVDPVYREVCQRFLADFDLFTDEFAKAWHKLTHRDMGPKSRYLGPDVAAEDFIWQDPLPAREHPVVSAADVDRLKRAVHDTGLSVSDLAFTAFSSAVTHRESDKRGGANGARIALEPQKDWPVNRRTVPVVAALRDVAAAFNASAVGDAARVSLADVIVLAGCVAVEDAAAAAGSTVSVPFTPGRVDATQDQTDVAQFQWLAPVVDGFRNYEQPDLASVTDVAPERFFLDEASLLGLTAPEWVVLTGGLRVLGCNHDGSAHGVFTERVGALTTDFFTTLTTMDLQWAAADDAAGRPTRFTLDDRDTGVQVHTATRNDLVFGSNAQLRAVAEVYAARDGQERFVRDFVAVWDKLMMADRYDVDPSTAPTPRVPAALAG
- a CDS encoding VIT1/CCC1 transporter family protein, with product MTNDAVAPPAAEPALHRGIGDRLNWLRAGVLGANDGIVSVAGIVLGVLGATTDRSVLFTAGTAGLVAGALSMAVGEYVSVSTQKDTQNALLALERRELAETPEEELAELAAIYEAKGIPTELAREVAVALTEKDALRAHAEAELNLDPDEVVKPWQAAWASMGSFTVGALLPLLAALLIPAPAQVVATVVAVLLALALTGAVSARLGGAGAQRAVLRTVIGGAVAMAVTYGIGSLVGTAV